A stretch of Arachis hypogaea cultivar Tifrunner chromosome 15, arahy.Tifrunner.gnm2.J5K5, whole genome shotgun sequence DNA encodes these proteins:
- the LOC140179097 gene encoding uncharacterized protein, with translation MWRALKSKNKITFVDGSIQRPPKDDMFFEAWDRCNTQIVSWINHSLNLEIAQSVMWINSAEELWEELRYRYNNGDVYRIAELEEELFATKQGDVSVTTYYTILKSIWEELENLRPISSCSRYLEKCNCELSIMRGYKEESEIVRFLRGLNDHFSTVRSQIMLSKPLPKVDVAFVSLLQQERQLNMNEGMEEKALLVESKK, from the coding sequence ATGTGGAGAGCGTTGAAATCCAAGAACAAGATAACATTTGTTGACGGCTCAATCCAAAGACCACCAAAGGATGATATGTTTTTTGAAGCGTGGGACCGTTGCAATACACAAATTGTTTCTTGGATTAATCATTCTTTAAACCTTGAAATTGCTCAAAGCGTAATGTGGATAAACTCAGCTGAGGAATTGTGGGAAGAATTAAGGTACAGATACAATAATGGTGATGTGTATAGGATAGCAGAATTAGAAGAAGAATTGTTTGCAACTAAGCAAGGAGATGTGTCAGTGACTACATACTACACTATACTCAAGTCAATTTGGGAGGAATTGGAGAATTTACGGCCAATTTCGAGCTGCTCAAGGTATCTTGAGAAGTGCAATTGTGAACTAAGCATAATGAGAGGTTACAAAGAAGAATCAGAAATAGTGAGGTTCCTAAGAGGTCTTAATGATCATTTTTCAACTGTAAGGTCTCAGATTATGTTATCGAAGCCATTACCCAAGGTGGATGTAGCTTTTGTGTCTCTTTTACAACAAGAGAGACAGCTGAACATGAACGAAGGAATGGAGGAAAAGGCGCTGCTAGTCGAATCCAAAAAATGA